From the genome of candidate division WOR-3 bacterium:
TGTCAGGTGAGACGGTCGTCGCAAAGTAAACCGGGCTTTTAGGTTGATACCCTTGGGAGAACACCTTTGCCATAAACTCTTCAGGGGTAGATTCGTAATCAGATGGCCAGTTAAGTTTCACCCCTCCGGCAGTAGCGATGATGTTACGAATCATAATATCCTTTAAGAGCACAACCCGATTGCGTTTTCCAATAAAACCTTGGGGTAGGAGATCGATCTCCTCCTCGGTAAAAGATACCGGTGCCCCCCAGCGTCGGAGTTGTTTGCAATACCAAGGGGTATTCAGAAGGGAAAGATTGGCCACCGCCACATTCTTGCCGAAGTTAGGGTCATTACCCGCAACAAGCGAAGGGACAGTCTGCATAAACCACAGAGGAAATGTGTCGTTATCGCCGTTGGTGAAGAGCACCGCCTTTTCGCCTTCACAGCAAATGAGCATATTATAACCGTATTCTGCCGGTATCCAGTTATATCGTCGGGTAACGGTTTTGTAATTTAGAATCATCGGCACAAACCCGAATGCAAGCACGAGACCGGCAATAACTGGCATTGGCACAATCTTTTTCCTTTTCAGTTCGCTGTCTACCCATTTCAGGAATGCATAGGTGCCAGTGCCGATAAAGATGGTGTAGAAGACAAAGGAGAAGGCAAAGAAGTAGTCACGCTCGCGCACTTCGCGGAACTTAAGTTCAGGTCTCGGGTCTGAGGGTGAAAATTTGAGATTAAGATAGGTTAAGAGTCCCAGCGAGGCAACGATAAAGGCGACGAAGATCAGAGCAAAGGACTTTTTGTCTCGCTTGAACTGGTGCCACATCCCCCATAAGCCCAATAACGGGGGAATCAAGCCCAAAATTCCCTGCCACCCTATTCTGAGAAAGATTTTGGGCATATTTGTAAAGAGAATATCAAGAAACCGTTCATTTCCCCACTGCCAGAAGAAATAGCGGACATAGAAGGCAACCTGTTCAATATAGGCACGGATGAGGTTAAATGCGGGATTCTGGTTGCGCCGCCATTCGTCCTCGGTGAGAAACTGGGTTTTCCGGGGGAAAAGTCGCATCGGGTCGTATTGTTCCCGTTTCAACACGCTGACGAAGTCCCGCCAGCGGGCGGGTTCAACCTCGTTAATGCTGGGATAGTGCCGGGCACGCAGGAGCATAATGAACTGAACTGTTCCCGCAAGGAGGACCAGACCCAAAAGTAAAGCGACATATCGGGGACGGAGTTTTTTCTGTGTCTGGAGCCAGTAGAGGTAGCCGCCATACCCGAGGACAAAGATAATGACAAGTGCGGGCGAGCGGAACCAGCGTTCAATAAAAGCGACCGTCGGGGACGCCAAGAAAAGAACGGTATCATCCATAATCCTTTGTCCAGCACCGATATAGGCAACAAGGAATACACCGGCAAGTAAACCCAGTCCGTAGATTAAACTTACATTTCTTTCTGAGCGTTCCATTATTTTAATTCCATAGTAGGTGCCGGCAAGCATCAGCGGGACGACGATGAAGGTGCCACCGGATAAGCCCATTTCGTTAATGGTGAGAATAAGCAAATAGCCGACGATGAATTCAAAGAAGCGGAGATGGATAACCGCATTGCGGTCAACAATCAGGGCAAAGATGAGGATGGCAAAGACAACCAGCATCGGGGTGAAATGGATGCCGGTAGAAACAAAAAGTAGAAAGATGGCGGCAAGGATCTGGCGGTTGTCGCCGGTCCCTTTTTCTCTACCTTCACGCCAAATAAGTGCGAGGTAAAGCACGGTCAAGGCAACAACAACACAAGGTGCATAGACCTCAGCCTCAACACAGTTGTCCCAGTAGGAGTAGGCAAATGCGCACATTAGTGCGGCGAACGCACCGGCAATATGTGCCAGCCACCAGCGCCTTTCCTTTTCCCGTTCGGCAAAGATGGAGAGAAGTTTGACAACGATGAGGTATAAGAGCCCACAGGAGAAGGCACCAAATAAAGTCGGAATCAGGTTCACGCGGAAGGCGATCTCCTTGCCGATAGGTAATAGGGTAAAGAGCCTGCCAATCATCACGAACAGAGGTGTGCCCGGCGGATGGGGAATACCGGCAATGTAAGAGACGGCAATTAGTTCAGCGCAGTCCCAGAATGAGGCGGTGGGAGCAACGCTGTAAAGATAGACCGAAAGCACAACCAAACAGACAACCAAAAAGATAATTAGTCGCCAATGTGATTCTTTCATTCTTTTAACTCTCCTTTAATAGTGCTTGCATCAGATTATACTTTAACTGGGATGGTGTCAAATTGATTAGGAGTCTGCCCCGCTGGGCATAACTGATGCTGCCGGTGGTTTCAGAGACAACAACCGCAACCGCATCGGTAATGGCGGTTATGCCGGCGGCAGCACGATGGCGCATACCTGTCCCTGGTTCTCCTTCACCGATTGGTAGAGTACAGCCGGCAGCGATAATGTGAACGCCACTGATGATAACCGCACCATCATGCAAAGGGGATGGGGGTGTAAAGATGGAGACGAGCAAGGGGGCTGATACCTTTGCTTCAAGTTTTGTGCCGGTTTCGGTGTATTCGCGTAAGCCAATCTCCCGTTCAATGACAATCAAGGCGCCAATTTTTCTCTCCTTCATCTGGGCACAGGCGGCAACCAGTTCCTCAATCAGGGTGGAGTCAGCGGTCGGTCGGAAGAGAAAGCGAATCGGGCGGGTGCGACCGAACCGGGAAAGGAGGTTGCGGATTTCGGGCTGGAACAGGATCACAAAGGCAACAAGCCAGACCGTTGTTAAAGAGCTGACAATTAGTCCGAGCGTTTTGAAGTCAAGCCAGCGGGCAACCGAACCGATTACGACAAGGAGGAGTAGCGCATAAAGCATCCGCATTGCCCTGGTTCCACGCAGAAAGCGCAGGAAGTAATAGGCGAGGATGGCGACGATGATAATGTCAATCGCATCAATTATCCGGAAGCGGATGAAGTCGGTAATCATCTTTTCTCTCCGGTTGCAGGTGCCAGGCGGAGCGCATCAAAAATTGCCAGCGCCCTTTTGACCTTTTGGACATCGTGGACGCGGATGATACTGGCGCCGTTTTTCGCTGCGATGACTGCAGCCGCAATCGTGCCTTCAAGCCGCTCCTCAGGCGGTAGGTTTAATATCATCCCGATAAATGATTTGCGCGATGGTCCGACAACAATCGGTTGACCAAGTGTGCGCAGTTCACCAAGCCGGCGCAGGATTTCAAGGTTGTGTTCAAGTTTCTTGCCGAAGCCGATGCCCGGGTCAATAAAGATGCGCTCCTGCCTGATGCCGGCTTTAATTCCCTTTGCTATCGCCAGGGCGAGTTTGTTGACAATCTCCTGCATCAGGTCCTTATACACCGGGTTTTTCTGCATTGTCTTCGGTCTGCCTTTTATGTGCATCACAATCACGAATGAATCGGCACGGGCGCACACTTTAGCCATTTTGGGGTCAAATCCGAAACCGGAGATGTCATTGATGATACTGCAACCTTCGTTCAAGGCAATTTCAGCAACACGGGCACTGGTGGTGTCAACCGAAATCGGCACCTTCACCCTTTTTGCCAGCCCTTTCAGGATCGGCAACAGCCGTTCAATTTGCTCCTCTGCTTTTACCGGTCTTGAGCCCGGTCGGGTTGATTCAGCACCGATGTCAATGATGTCCGCACCCTCATCAACCATTTCCAAACCGTGGTCAATCGCCTTTTGTGGTGAGAGAAACCTGCCACCGTCATAAAATGAGTCAGGGGTGATATTGAGAATCCCCATCACATAGGTCCTTTTGAAGTCAAAAATCCTGCCCTTGATTTTAACCGGGGTGGGCAGATTGAAAACCTGCTCGGTCAGCATCTTCAATTCCGGTACGAGCCGGCGCGCACATTCAGGCTGATGCTCAAGCCTTAGGCAGATTTCCTCAATCTGGCGGGGCGTGGCAAAGAGGATGGCGTCGCTTTTTTTCACCCTACCGGAGATGCAATCGCGGTGAATTGCGCAGTCCGCACCGGTGATGAGCGCGGTCTGCTTGAGGATGTTGGCACCCGCAGGGGAAAGCCCGGGAACTTTTATCGTCAAAATCCGGCTCTTTTTAGCAAAGATTTGCCATGCCTTGGGGTCAACACCAATGCGGTGAAGTTCTGCGTTCAGGTCCTGCTCGTGCTTTAGCTCGAGGATACGCATCTATAGAACCTGGGCGATTCTTTCCAAAGCCCAGTCAATCTCCTCCTTTTTTATCACCAAGGGCGGGGCAAAGCGAATGACCGTTTCGTGGGTGTCCTTGGCAAGGATGCCCAGTTTAAGGAGTTTTTCACAATAGGCTCTTGCCGGACCTGCCTCGGGTTTCAGTTCCACGCCAATCAGAAGCCCTTTGCCCCGGATTTCTGCCACCTTTTCAGATTTAATTTTTTTCAGTTCTGCCTGGAAATAGGCGCCGAGTTCAAACGAGCGCTCGGCAAGTTTTTCCTCGAGGATTACCTCAATTGCGGCTCTGCCAACTGCGCACGCCAAGGGGTTGCCGCCAAAGGTTGAGCCGTGATTGCCCGGCACAAATACCGCCATAATCTCTTGAGATGAGAGGACCGCAGAGACCGGCATGCAGCCACCACCTAACGCCTTGCCCAAAATCAAAACATCGGGTCGGGCATCCTCGTACTGATAACAGAAGAGCCTGCCGGTCCTGCCGAGACCGGTCTGAATCTCGTCAAGGATGAATAAAACCCGGTGCGCCTGGCAGATTTCCCTTGCCCTTTTCAGGTAGCCCTGTTTCGGCACAACCACACCGCCCTCACCCTGAATCGGCTCAACAAGAAATCCAACGGTGGTTTCGTTAATCGCCTGCTCGAGCGCGCTGGTGTCGTCATAGGGGATGACTTTGAATCCGGGTGTGAAAGGACCAAACCCGTCCCGGTAAAGGGCTTCGGTTGAAAAACTGACGATGGTGATTGTCCGACCGTGAAAGTTGTTGGCACAGACAATAATCTCTGCCCGGTCCGGTTTGACATTTTTTCTCGTGTAGCCCCAGCGCCGCGCCAGTTTGATTGCGGTCTCAACCGCCTCCGCACCGGAGTTCATTAAAAGCGCCTGCTCCTGACCGGTGATTTCTGAGAGCAGTTTACAGAACGGTGCAAGCTGGTCATTGTGAAACGCCCTTGAGGTCAAGGTCAGCCTGTTTGCCTGCTCAAACAGGGCTTCAATGATTTTTGGGTGGCGGTGACCCTGATTTAGTGCCGAATATGCTGACAGCATATCAAGGTAGCGCCTGCCTTCAACATCCTCAACCCAGACCCCTGAGCCTTTTGCAATCACCACCGGCAGGGGATGGTAATTGTGGGCGCAGTAAATCTCTTCCAGCCGAATGTAGTCCTGATTCGTCAATTCTAACTCCTTTCAGGTTGAACCTTCATCTCATTTTAGCCTGAATTAACATACTGTCAACAGAGCCCTGATTGCTGCTGACGGCAATGTGTTTGCCTAAAGGAAGGGTTTCAGGTTAAGGTAAAGGCAGACTCCTCTACCTCTGCCCCAACCTCAACCTTTCCCCTATGGGGGTGGTGGGGAGGACCTACCCTTAAAACCAATAACTAAAAAGGATAAACTCATTAACCATTTGCCAGTATGTGATTTAGACTCTTAAGGTGTTAAAATCTTAAGGTTTTGCTGTTAATTTTTCCTGAATTCTGGCTCTAAGTAATGGGAATGGAATAAATAAATTCGGGGATAACATTTGACCGCTTGGAGGGCAAAATTGACCTGGTAATTGACCGCAAAATGGTTTGAACCTTTGCTTGACATTGATTAACTTTTGGCAATACTTGAGTGATGACCATCAGTGAGTTTCAGGAACTGATAAGGAAAATCTATTTTGTTAAGGATAGCCAGCGCGGCAAGGACGGCACCTTTCGCTGGTTTGCCGAAGAGGTGGGCGAACTGGCGCGCGCACTCCGGAAAAATGTCCAGAAGGAGAAGGAGGAGGAGTTTGCCGATGTGTTTGCCTGGCTCGTCAGTCTGGCGAGCCTTGAAGGCGTTTCTCTGGACAGGGCGTGTGCGAAGTACCGCAACGGCTGTCCCAAGTGCCATTCGGTGCCTTGCGAGTGCAAAGAGACCTCAAAGGACTAAGGATGCGAGAGAAAGGGGGAATATGGGAGCAATGAGCATTTTGCTTGCTATTCTTGTCAACCAGGTGTCCTTGATAGTAATCCGGGCATTTGACACACCGAATGATGGTGGCAAGAGTATCACCATTCAGTTTGATGTGCCCTCACAACTGCCGACTGATGTGCTGATTCTAGAGCGGACCGAAGAGGGGGGCGAACCGGCAATAATTGCCACGCTTAATCCTAATGAAACCAGCTATATTGATGAAGGGGTGGTTGATACCAAACGCTATCAGTACCGTTTTGCTTCGGTTAAGGGCACAGATACGCTCTGGAGTGAAACCACGGGCTGGGTGAAAAGCTCGCCCCAGTTCTTCAACTGGGCGCGGGTAAATATCCTCGTGGCGATGCTCATCTTTTTTGCCTTGGTAATTTATTTCATTGAGCATGCCAAGGCAGGCAGGCATCTTTTTGTTCGGCGCATTGCCGGTCTGGATGCGGTTGAAGAGGCGGTTGGCAGGGCAACAGAGATGGGTAAGCCGATTGTCTATGTTCCGGGCTTGGGTTCGGTTGCTGACATCGCCACCATTGCCTCGCTCAACATCCTGGGGGAGGTGGCGAAAAAGACCGCCCAGTACGACTCGGCACTATTGGTTCCCAACCGCGACCCGATTGTCTATACCGTCGCCCGTGAGGTGGTGAAGGAGGCATATACCAAGGCGGGCAGACCTGATGCCTTCAAGCCGGACAACATCTTCTATGTCACATCCGAGCAGTTTGCCTATGCGGCAGCGGTTGACGGGTTGATGGTCAGGGAAAAACCGGCAACCAACTTCTTCCTTGGGACCTTCTGGGCAGAGTCATTAATCCTTGCTGAAACCGGGGCAACCACCGGTGCAATTCAAATCGCGGGAACAGACTCGGTGTTCCAGCTGCCTTTCTTCATCACCGCCTGTGACTACACCCTGATTGGCGAAGAACTCTATGCCGCATCTGCCTATCTTTCAAGAGAGCCTTTACTCTTGGGCTCGCTCAAAGGGCAGGACTTCGGCAAACTTTTGATTATGGTGATTATCATCATTGGTTCGGCACTCTTACTCCTCTCAAAAATCCCCACGCTCAAATTCTTCTCCCAAATCATCAACTTCTTTAATGTAAGTTAAGGAGGCAAATATGCGCAGGACGCTACCTTTGGCAATCTGTCTGGGTATGGGCATTGTGATGATGTGTCAGTTCTTCATACCCCATCCGGTCTCGGTCAGTTTCTATGACCTGACCACCAAATGGATCAGGATTGTCTCGGCATTCGCCTTGGTCTTAGGTGTTGGCAGCCTTATCCTTTATCACATTGACCGGCTTCAGCGCAAAAGAACGGGCTGGGGGTATTCCATCGTTACCCTCGTCGCCTTGGTGATAACCGCATTGATAGGTTTAATCTGGGGTGTGAAGCCGGGCTCACCATTGCAGGAGGTTCTGTTCAAAAACATCCTTGTTCCTCTGAACTCATCAATGTTTGCCATTTTGGCATTCTATATGGCATCTGCTGCCTACCGTGCCTTCCGCGCCCGCACCAAAGAGGCGGCACTACTCTTAATTGCCGCCTTTGTCGTGATGATTGGCATGGTCCCGGTTGGTGCGGCAATCTGGGGAAAACTGCCCGAACTGGCAGAATGGGTTCTCTCGGTTCCCAATATGGCGGCAAAGCGGGGGATTCTCTTTGGTGTTGCCTTAGGCGCAATAGCAACATCGCTCAAGGTTATCTTGGGGATTGAAAGGGGCTGGTTAGGAGGAGGTAAGGGATGAGCATCTTCGAGAAACTGTTAAAGATTGACCGTAAGATAATCTTTATTGTGATGGCGGTTTTGGTCCTGTTTCCCCTTCTCAAACCCTTGGGACTGGGTGTGAGTTCTGGACCAAGGGCAAAGGCGGTATTTGATGCGGTTGATGCGATTCCACCCGGCAAGACGCTACTCATTTCTGTTGATTTTGACCCGGCTTCAATGCCTGAACTCTATCCAATGCTCGTCGCCCTGATGCGGCATGCATTTGCCCGTGATGTCAAGGTTCTCCTGTGCGGGCTGTGGATTACCGGTGCCGGTCTTGCCGACAAGGCAATAACTGAGATTCCGCCGGAGTATGGTAAAAGGTATGGCGAGGATGTGGTCTATCTTGGCTGGAAGGCGGGTGTTGATGCGGTAATCTTGGGAATGGGGGAAAACATCAAGAATGTTTTTCCGGTTGACTATTACGGACACCCCCTTGATTCCCTTTTGATGATGCAGGAGGTAACAAGGCTAAAGGACATTCCCTTTATGGTTGCCATCTCCGCAGGCACCCCGGGCTTTGCTGACTGGCTGCTATATGCCCAGTCAAGGTATGGGATGCGTGTCGCTGCCGGTGTCACTGCAGTTTCTGCTGCTGATGCCTATCCTTATCTTCAGAGCGGTCAACTGACCGGTCTTTTAGCCGGAATGAAAGGGGCAGCAGAATACGAGGTTCTAATCCAGCGTAACAATTACAGCAAGGCTTATATGCCCGCGGTGGCGGCAATGGACTCTCAGTCCTTAGCCCATATTGTGATTATGGTCCTGGTTATTATCGGGAACCTGGCATTTTTTGCCACCCGCAGGAAAAGGAGGTAAGATGCATATCTCAACCAGTATCTGGACCTGGCTCGCGGTCATACTGACCTTTGGTATTTTCTCCTTTCTTTGGAAGGACAACCCATTTTACAAGTTCTGCGAACACCTGTTTGTTGGTGTCTCGGTAGGTTACACCATCGCCCTCACCTGGTATAACTCGGTTTATCCTGACCTGGTTACTCCCCTTTTCCGGCAGGGGCAGTTACTTTACATCATTCCGTTTGCGCTCGGTCTCTGCTACTTCTGCCGGTTCATACCCAAGGTCTCCTGGCTCATCCGCATTCCGATGGGCTTTGTCTTGGGCTGGGCGTCAGGCGTGGCAATTCCGGCATATTTCCAGACCAATATCATCAAACAGATTCAGGGGACGTTATTAACACCTTCAATCTTTGCCCGTTGGGATGTTTTCCTCTGGGCGTTGATTTCATTTATCGGTGTCATCTGCTCGGTACTCTACTTCTTCTTCTCAAGGGAACACAAGGGGGCATTAAAAATTGCCTCTGAGACCGGCATTATCTTTCTGATGATTGGGTTTGGCGCCTCATTCGGCTACACGGTGATGGCACGCATGTCCCTTCTCATCGGCAGGTTCCAGTTTCTATTGCGCGACTGGCTCGGGGTGATAAGATAGCTTTTGCCCAGGGCTGACCTGTGTTCTTTTTGTCATTACTCCTGATGATGCAACTTAAAGAGCCCCTCATCCGGGGCCGGGATTATTTCGGACCTATTAAAGTGTCCCGTTTTCTCTTGGATACCAACCTCGTTATTTTCTTGGATGTGGACGGCGACCGCAAGCCGGATACCCTTGAGGTACAGTTTCTGCAAATCCAGTGGTGTTTGAGAATCAGAGCCCACAAATCTGAGGTAATTTTGGCTTTGACCGAGGATGAGGCATTGTTTTATGACACCTTTACTGATATTTATGCTGAAGTCGCCACCGCCTTTTTGACTAATGAAGAAAAGCCCTTACTCCTGGTGGCGAAAGAGGTATTTCCTGCGCTCGGGAATCAGTTCTGGATTTACGATGTTGTGCACACCGCCAGGGGTCTGAACGCAGAAACGCTCCTCAATGTGCCTAATGCCGGATGGGCAAATAGTCCGGTGCTAATTAAACCAGGCTATGTTGAAATCCAGCATTTCCGCAACTGGACGATCGCCAAGTACATCTGGGATGGCGATAAATTTATTGAAGTTCCGGTTCCCGAAAAATAGATGATTTTGAGCACATTCTTGATAGTATTCATCTGTGCAGTTCCTGCTTCAGAAACCGGGGTTGAATACATTCCGAGCGATTCCCGGCTCTATGAGGACATTGACCTATTGAAGACATCGGGACTGATTTCAACTCTACCCTCAACAAGCCGACCCTGGCCAAGAAAGGAGCTGTTTCGCCTTTTCCTTGAGGCTGATTCCAATGGTAAATCCCAACATTTGAATTTAGCACAAAGGGCAGCACTCAATCGCTTAAGTTGGGAGTTTGGTGAAGAACTGCAACTGGTGAAAAGGAGAAAGCCGGTCTTCAGTTTCAATGTTGATGATGGTGTGGTTCGGGCAGATTTCTTTTCCCGCGCCCACTTAACCAAAGAAAAGCAGCGAGTTGGTATTGGTACCGTCTTTAACAATAGACCCGACAACAGGTTTTTCTTTTCTGAACGGATAGAGATGTCCTTTTTGAACCCTCGTGAACCAAGGGTGTTTGACTCCTCGGGCTGTCATAACCCTAACAGCCGGGTAATCTCCTGGCGTGACCGGGTTCTTTTTGAGATGGAGCGGGCATATTTTGGTTTCAAACTCCCTTGGGTCAGAATGGAGATAGGCAGGGATGAACTCTTCTGGGGTCCTGGTTATCTTTCCTCAGTGATGCTTTCCGACAATGCGCCAGCGCTTGACCAGATTCAGTTTTCCCTCACCGGTCCTAACCTAAAATTTATCAGTTTTACTGCGATGCTTTCCCGTTGGAATGAGAGGCACCCTTTTCTCTCTGCGCAAAGGCTTGAGGTTTCCCTTTGCCAACGCCTCACCATTGGTGGTGCGATGTTTAATGTGTATACCTATGAGTCGGCACAGGACTTCAGCGGCATGCTCAATCCGTTGCTTCCCCTTTATTTCTCGGTTGCTAATTCCGGGCACGGTGACAATTTGCTTGTAGGCGGGGATGCGGTGCTGTACCTCCCCCGGACAAAAATCTACGGGCAGTTACTTATTGACAACTTTGAGTTCAATACGAGAAAGGATGCGCCTAACTGCGTTGGCTTGCAGACAGGCATCTTCTTTACGCCCCAAATACCTATCGACATTCGCCTTGAATATGCCCTTGTTACCGCCTTCACCTACTATCACCGGCTGCGCGATATAATATTTGCAAACTACTCCGTGCCCTTGGGGCATGAGATTGGACCCGATGCCGACCAGTTATGGGGAAGGGTGAGGTTCACTATCTTTGACTGGCTTCAGACCTCATTATCAGCCGATTACACCCGTCGTGGCTTTTACAATCGGGGTGATTTGGACCGGCTTTGCTTTGATCTGTCAACTGACACGGTTTTTCTTCGTCGTTACTACGAGTTTCCTGCCCGGGGCTGGGATTCAGCCGGAACGGTTGTTGAGGAGGTGGAAAGGACATTGCGTATCGGACCGGAAGTAGAGTTCTCACCTCTGCCCGAACTTTATCTATTAACAAAAGCGGCCTTGAGTTACTGTCAGCATCCCGAGGGCGCGCCTAATAGAAAAAGGGTTCAGCCGGAGTTTTTCATTAAGGTGGAGTATCGTTATCGATGACAACCGCACCCAATACCCTTTCAATCTCCTTCTTACCAATCTCACCCTTGCGGATTATTCGGGGCGGCTCGACCGTCAGGTCAAGGATTGTTGAAGCCCTGCCACTCCCACTTCTTCCTGCATTTATTGCCAAATCGACTTGACCGATAACCTCCGCCGCAATTTTAGCAAAATCGTTCGTCGCTGGTTCGCCACTTTTGTTGGCACTTGTGCCCGCAAGCGGTGCGCCCAACTCTTCGGAGATGCTGGCAAAAATCCCATTGGCGACAACCCTGATGCCAACGGTCTCTCTGCTCGCGGTGACAATATCAGGTACCATCTCTGAACGGAAAAATATCAAGGCAAGTGGTCCGGGTAGAAAACGGTCAATCAGTGGCTCTGCCCATTCCGGAACCTCCTTTACCATCATCCGCAGCTGACTCTTGTTGCCGCAGTGGATAAGTAACGGCTGGCTAAAATTCCTGCCTTTGATGGCAAATATTGTTTTAATCGCCTCAGGCTGCCTGATATCCGCACCGATTCCATAAACCGTTTCGGTGGGGAAAATCACCAGTCCCCCCCTTTTTAATGTCCTCACCGCCTGGAGAACCGCTTCTTCACCAGCAGCAGTTATCCGCGCCATTCTTTTATAACGCCTTTGTTATCCCCTTTATTAACAATCTTTTTTCGCCCATCTTCACCGATTCGCCTGGCTTTTTGCCCAAAAGCGCTCTTGCCATTGGTGACTCAAAAGATATTACCCCTTTTTCCGGGTCTGAATCCCAGGGTCCCAGGATGACAAACTCCTGAATTTTGCCCTCCTCATCAGCAAGTTGGACCCGGCAGCCAATGTTGACCTGGCTGGTATCAATCTTATCCGGCTCAAGCGCCCGGGCATTTTTCAGCGCTGTCTGGAGGCGCCTGATTTTCTCCATTAGGCGCATCTGCTTTTCCTTTGCCGCCTTGTATTCATAGTTTTCTGAAAGGTCACCGAACGCGCGCGCACGGGCTAGTTCCTCTGCCGATTTGGGCAGTTCCTCCCGGATTAAAAAATCAAGTTCCCTTTTTGCCCTTTCGATCCCTGCGACCGAACTCCAGACGATTGG
Proteins encoded in this window:
- a CDS encoding L-threonylcarbamoyladenylate synthase → MARITAAGEEAVLQAVRTLKRGGLVIFPTETVYGIGADIRQPEAIKTIFAIKGRNFSQPLLIHCGNKSQLRMMVKEVPEWAEPLIDRFLPGPLALIFFRSEMVPDIVTASRETVGIRVVANGIFASISEELGAPLAGTSANKSGEPATNDFAKIAAEVIGQVDLAINAGRSGSGRASTILDLTVEPPRIIRKGEIGKKEIERVLGAVVIDNDTPP